GGCTGAACTGATAAGTGAAAAGTTGTGTGCAGCTTGTAAAGTTGACTTTGAGAACCAAAACTATACAGTGCTGACAAGCCAATGCAAGGGACCCCAGTATCCACCGAAGGTGTGTTGTGATGCTTTCAAGCAATTTGCTTGCCCTTTTGCTGGTGACATCAATGATTTGTCAACTAATTGTGCAGAAGTTATGTTTAGCTACATAAACATCTATGGCAAATACCCTCCTGGTCTCTTTGCCAATGAGTGCAAAGGAGGAGAGCTTGGTCTTGACTGCTCTAATGTCAAACCAGCCAATCAATCTTCAACTTCTCACACCAttcatcttcctcctcctcaTTTTATCTCACTCATCTCTATTGCTTTTTTCCTCATCTTCTTATTAACTTCTTTCTCAGCCTTGTACTAACACAACCTTGTACTAAGGCAGGGAATCTTCCATCTAACTTAACTTCAATAAACTAATTCACTAAGATGAAGATTGTctttagttataatatattataagttaGTCTTATACATAGtgaatacaaaatatttaatacattttcttttgtGGACATCaagtattaaaattaaagaaaattagtgaaatttccatctaaattaaataaaattgattctcacataaatgaataaaatttgaGTTGCTGATGCATGATGAACAGGAGACATGaacataaaagaaatgaaattgaaaGGAGTGGGGTTAGCACTTGGAAAATTAGTGGTCTCAAATATTTCACTCTCATGCATGCTCATAGTCTAACTTAAACATCGTATTAAATTTGTCGCTATGATTGAACGAAGATGCAAGaagaatatttaattagatGAAGACcggttaaaaataaataaacaactgAGCACTAATTAATAGGAAGAAAAAGATAAGTACCCGTGAAGGCTCCGTCATCGATACGAAAGGCAACCACAAACTAACCaaccaatttatttatttttattttaatagaaacttattttattaattgaacatgatgaatataattaatatttaattttttaaattaaatatgtgaataatatatctatatattatatatatttgtcttcatatttatattcatttttattttaaattattaaaacgtttttattttattaaatcatttaaaaattttatatgcaaattttttagtttttaattttttttaattattttaaggtacatttttctacttttaatattttctataatagtataaatataattaattatatttgtattatatgtacaattgtaatttttaatttattttatttttatcagtattattcattttatatttgatattagacaaaaaaaaagtctattgtttttagattaatatttgacaatatgattttttttataaaaattatttaattagtatttgAAATAGTAAAGAgataacatatatattatttttctgatGAATGAGAATAGAATAAAAGTCTCATTATCATTATCTATGAGATGGGAATAGGGAATAATTTatccttaaaattaaaaatgagataATCAAACTCAATGTTACCGTGTAAAGCACtccttaaactaaaataaattaaaataaatatattaaacttaaatgaaaagtaaattaAGCATTAAATTGcataatcaaatacaaaatGGTTCCAAAACATAACAATAACATCAAGTTTATTTCATCAATTAAGTTTGATCACATCCTTAACGTCATATATGGATCTTCCAACTTTTTatctctttaaaattttatcaatgcATCTATAATACCACATGCAAAGAGTTacttttatcataaaagttaaataaataacaagatTGTAATATATTAGCGCAACTTTGTACTAggtttattttacatatattgTTTAGTCCATTTTCGGAGATTGCAAGTTAGGGAAGTAGTTTGTGAGCTTTTATCTGTCGACTTTAGTCGTAACTGTCAAGTAGTATAaggataatatatttttatatgatatctTACCCTcaacttataatattttgagTTGATTTTTACTTTTGTAACCTACTCACAAAGTGTCTCCTAGGTTAAGAACGATGATGAAATTGACCACGCAactataat
The Vigna angularis cultivar LongXiaoDou No.4 chromosome 5, ASM1680809v1, whole genome shotgun sequence genome window above contains:
- the LOC108340081 gene encoding GPI-anchored protein LLG3, which translates into the protein MGSNAFFSSILYCFLLATSASAAPFISDHIFETEASTGRALLQAKKACKVDFENQNYTVLTSQCKGPQYPPKVCCDAFKQFACPFAGDINDLSTNCAEVMFSYINIYGKYPPGLFANECKGGELGLDCSNVKPANQSSTSHTIHLPPPHFISLISIAFFLIFLLTSFSALY